A window of the Carassius gibelio isolate Cgi1373 ecotype wild population from Czech Republic chromosome B16, carGib1.2-hapl.c, whole genome shotgun sequence genome harbors these coding sequences:
- the ctsk gene encoding cathepsin K, producing the protein MYAFGGISLLVVVLCGLAHTLENLTLDEAWEGWKLTHKREYNGLDEESIRRAIWEKNMLFIEAHNKEYELGIHTYNLGMNHFGDMTLEEVAEKVMGLQMPMYQDQTNTFMPDDTVGLPKSIDYRKLGYVTSVKNQGSCGSCWAFSSVGALEGQLKKTKGQLVDLSPQNLVDCVTDNDGCGGGYMTNAFRYVKDNQGIDSEEGYPYVGTDQQCAYNSSARAATCKGYKEIPQGNEKALTAAVAKVGPVSVGIDAMQSTFLYYKSGVYYDPNCNKDDVNHAVLAVGYGATPKGKKYWIVKNSWGEDWGKKGYVLMARNRNNACGIASLASFPVM; encoded by the exons ATGTATGCGTTTGGTGGAATCAGCCTGCTCGTGGTGGTGTTGTGTGGACTAGCTCACACTTTGGAGAATCTCACACTGGATGAGGCATGGGAGGGCTGGAAACTCACACATAAGAGGGAGTACAATGGCCTG GATGAAGAGTCTATTCGACGGGCGATTTGGGAGAAGAACATGCTGTTTATTGAAGCTCATAACAAAGAGTACGAACTGGGGATTCATACCTATAATCTGGGCATGAACCATTTTGGAGATATG ACACTAGAAGAAGTGGCAGAGAAAGTCATGGGACTTCAAATGCCCATGTACCAGGACCAAACTAACACATTTATGCCTGATGACACAGTGGGGTTGCCCAAATCAATTGATTACCGTAAACTGGGATACGTCACTTCTGTCAAGAACCAA GGTTCATGCGGCTCATGCTGGGCCTTTAGTTCTGTTGGGGCTTTGGAAGGTCAGCTGAAGAAGACCAAAGGTCAGCTGGTGGACCTCAGTCCTCAGAACCTAGTGGACTGTGTGACTGACAATGATGGCTGTGGTGGAGGATATATGACAAATGCCTTCAGATACGTCAAAGACAACCAAGGCATTGATTCAGAGGAGGGCTACCCCTATGTTGGAACG GACCAGCAGTGTGCCTACAACAGCTCAGCGAGAGCGGCCACATGTAAAGGGTATAAAGAGATTCCTCAGGGTAATGAGAAGGCACTGACTGCCGCTGTGGCAAAGGTGGGACCTGTGTCTGTGGGTATAGATGCCATGCAGTCCACCTTCCTATACTACAAAAGCG GTGTGTACTATGATCCCAACTGCAACAAGGATGATGTCAACCATGCAGTTCTAGCTGTTGGCTATGGAGCCACACCAAAAGGCAAAAAGTACTGGATTGTGAAGAACAG TTGGGGTGAAGATTGGGGGAAGAAGGGGTACGTCCTGATGGCTCGTAACCGTAACAATGCATGTGGCATTGCCAGCCTGGCCAGTTTCCCTGTCATGTGA